The following proteins come from a genomic window of Dreissena polymorpha isolate Duluth1 chromosome 1, UMN_Dpol_1.0, whole genome shotgun sequence:
- the LOC127865054 gene encoding tumor suppressor candidate 2-like: MGQSASNVAKKVSKSVSSVFSSESNATNDEKGRFAVTPYVFKRRSSMFFDQDGDLAHEFYIEVKHGHKYILKKSTENLVPEGEVELSHPRFNVDFPTVICRAPFS; encoded by the exons atgGGCCAGAGCGCGTCAAATGTAGCTAAAAAGGTGTCAAAGTCCGTTTCTTCAGTATTTTCATCAGAATCAAATGCAACAAACGACGAGAAGGGGCGTTTTGCAGTTACACCATATGTTTTCAAACGAAGAAG TTCTATGTTCTTTGACCAGGATGGTGATTTGGCTCACGAATTCTACATAGAAGTAAAACATggacataaatacattttaaaaaagtcaACAGAAAATCTAGTTCCAGAA GGAGAAGTGGAGCTGTCACATCCTCGTTTCAATGTAGATTTTCCCACAGTTATATGTCGTGCCCCATTCAGCTGA